In Solanum lycopersicum chromosome 3, SLM_r2.1, the genomic stretch TAGTGGGACTGTTGGAGGAGATGAACATGAAGGTGAAAATTCCAGTAGAGTTATTTTGTGACAACAAAGCTGCCATTCAGATTGCTGGAAATCCTATATTTCATGAAAGGACTAAACATATAGAGATTGATTGTCACTTTGTTAGGGAAAAAATACAAAAGGGATTGATCAAGACAATGTATATTCGTGGAACTGATCAAGAAGCTGACCTTTTAACTAAGGCTTTGGGAGGTCAACAGCACAATTACATATTAGACAAGTTGGGGTTGATAAATGTATTTCAACCTTcaacttgagggggagtgttgaGACTATAAAGTTGTTAGTAACTAACTCAGAAAATAGTTAGTTAAATAAGTTACAAATTAGTTGTTAATAAGTTAGTTTTTAGATTCTTTTTTCAGTATCAAGTTTGTTGATTGTACAGAGTATAAATACATGGTCATACTGTATAGGAAAGttagttcatcaataatatcagttcttcttcttctccagaATCTTCTCTGTTCATGGTTACTTCTTCTCTCCATATCCAACTTATCTGTTCTTAACAAGTTTAATGCTATTTAATTGAAGTCaatttcattcttcttttccaaaattttaggAGATGAATACTTTCTTATTAAAATGAGGAAATTTAAACAGCAAAATCTCTTATATTAATCATGATTAGTAATATACtctattaattaagtaaatctatttatttaaaagCCTCTGATATTTAGGTAATATAGGTATCACACAAATAAATTCTCTTATTTTAATCATGATTAATTACTATACTCTTTTAATTAAGacttttgatatttaaataatataaatataaatatgcaCGCATAAATAGgaagaaaaatatagaaaagaaaaatgaaaagaaatcgaatctaaaaatatataaagtagaccgttcttataaattaattttaaaacacgAATTCtgacttttttaaaaagttgacgagttattaattatttatcccacaaattttctttttcattaagcAATTTCATTATTTGGATGTGATAGATTTACTATTCCATCCTTCAAATTTtccttcattttaaaaatattttctcacctAATCTCATATAGGAGCATttgtcaaatttaaattgtCGTTTGTTGAGATGATAGgaaattaagcatataaaagttaaatagcATTCACAGTTTTAAGATGGTTCAAATAGTACAAATAGCTTGTCaattaagaataataatatataataaataattgagatataaaatgatttgaatACTTTGATTATAAAAACTACTACTATATAACATCAAATTGACATTATACCTATAACTTGTAATGCACAAAgtataagttattattattttgttcctATCTGGTGTATTTAGGTGGCTGGGCTattaatagaattttttttatttctgtaATTTAAAATCGAAATCTCTAATTAAAGGTGAAGTAATTTTATCATCACGCTATAATTTACGTTGGTGTATACAATGttaatttgttatatttaaCCAATAATATCCCAAgtctgtttatttttttagcCAAAAAATTTTTAAGCAAAAAAGGAAGTGAGTTTCCTTATTTATTTCCCATAATTAGTACTAATTCTTTCAGATTACACAACACAGGTATCGTGTGTAACTTTAACCGTTCTAATTAATATATGCTACCTTCACATAGGGAACTTATGAACTACCAATAAATCAATAACATATTATCACTTTCAATATCCCACatttcatgtttattttttactatatcaaaaaaaaaaatacatatgcTTGTAACATTAACTACTTGTTTCTTAAATCAAATCCTAAGATTTAAGATTATACTAACGCTAGTAAATATGACTATTTAAATTTGAGGATTAAAAGAACGTTAGAAACTAActtaaaaaggaaatgaaaaaaagaagaagcaaggAGGATATCGAAGAacgaaaataaatttgatattagACTTGTCATTTAATAGTTTGAACTTTTTCGACATTGAAAATTTTGGATATCTGAATTTCCACCTTTCACTCCTTAATTGTCATCACTTCACCGTTTTTCTTAATAACgaaaaaatatagttttcaaCTTTTCGTGCAATATTATAGGCGCTAGTTCTAGTTCTAGTTCTCCCTCCTCTTGTACCTTTCTCTACAACGGTACCTCAAACCCAAAATAAAGAagaccaatttttttaaaagtagaaGAAACTGAGCTATTTTTTAAGTAACAAACTTTTCAAAATGGGCTAGCTTGGTCCCCAAATGTCCATATCTAAATTGAATAGTATTGAAGTATAGTGTGTTTGAATTTCATCagtgatatttaattattttcacaatttgatgaaatatatcaaaattagtcaTGATTATATTATACTTAGAAACATTTacagaaacaaataaaattgcCATCTTCTCTAGGCTGTTATTTGACAAACTCTCACCAAATTTGAGGCTGATTTTCGAACTCTCACCAAAAATACTCTGCAGAGTACACAAGTAATGTATCCATACAAGTAGTCATTTAAATGAAAGACAAAAAATATGAAGGCATGAAACAATTGTGCCATCGACACTTCAGTATGAAAAAATGTTGGGAAGAAGACTGTATATATTATCATTtatgaaaaatgatatttacATTATCCTCCAATGTACCAAAAAACATATAAGTATATATCTACATGAAATGAATGTTGTAATAAAAATGTATGATAGAGTGAAACAGACAAAATCTTCACAAAATGAGAAACTTGAGCTGCTATAAAATGTAGATATTGGAGCTACTATGCATGTCAAGAGAGGACATTGAAAGCCTGAGCAGTGCGAGCAACCTTGATAAACACGTCCTCCAACGTTGTATCAGCCAGACCCCAAGCATAAACTGTGAATCTACTCTTTGCTTTCTCAACAGCGTCAAATACATCTGCAATTCTAACCTCGTGCTTTGGCAACTCAAACTTCTGTGTCCCTGATAAATGGTATATCCTGTTGGCATTTGGGGATAGACGTCGCACCATTTGCTCCACTTCCTCCTCCTTATCTGATGATGTTGTCATCGTAAACACATATGAACCTCCGTATCTTGCCTTCAACTGTCATCCAGCAGGGGATTACATGGTCAGAACAGTTGGAAAAATAATGGTATGAAtcgaaaaatatataaactgaGTCAACACTGGCAGCATATTATATTTCAAAACTGAACTTTTTAGCCTACCAAGTCTCCAATTCCCTTCATTCTTACTTATGAACACATTACTAATCCTATCAGAAGAGTACCTTTTCCACAATCTCATAACAGTGAGGGAAGCACAGAAAATGTACaggatttcaaaattttctttaaggGCTCAAAATTACCTCTTTGGCATTTCCTACACACTGCAAGTTGCCATCCACGAATATTCCTAGTCGATCACATAGATGCTCCGCTTCTTCCATTGAATGAGCTGAAATTGTTATCCTTATGAGTTGTCATATTAATAGTCTCATTAACCAGGGGTTAGGAAGTAACAAGGAAAGAATTCAGGTGTGCAAAATCCAAGATATGTTGGGCTAGGACATCTGAATTAATGAGAAAAGACATGAAACTAGTGTACAACACATAATATCCCATTATCAGTACTTTTATGATTACTTTATACTGTTGTTTAAAGAACATGCGTAATTGGAGAAACCTACATGAATTCAGGTCAAAAAGCGCAAGAAAGAAGTAAGAGAAGTAACGTTAAATTACTTGTGAGGATAATTGCTCTATCTTTCTTTGCACGTTTGACCACATTCCACAAGTTATTTCGTGAAGCTGGATCCAGTCCGGTACTAGGCTCATCCATGTAGACAACCTGGAAAAAACATAAACCACAAAAGAATATCAATACACATCTTTGATTGTCTTTCTTTGAGGATGGATGGTAGCACTAACATACCTTGGGATCTCCAATCAGTGAGATAGCAACACTTAGTCTCCTTTTCATTCCACCGCTGTATTTCCCAGATTGCTTATCAGCAACGCCTCCATGAAACAAGTTGACACTCTTAAGAGATTCTTCAACTGCCTGTAGATAGAAAGGTATAATGAGcccaaatacataaaaaaaacatcTGGTTTGATGAGTCAATTTCATCAACATTTTGTCTTTCAGATTGCCTCAACAACTAATTGCCCTTATTCCAATCCCGAAACTTGAACATCTCATGTACTTTAAGGACCTTGGGGAGTTGTTTGGTGAGTTAGGCaggagagagggaggagagggGGAAGGCTCAACCAATTGCTTGTGCTATTGATATAGATATCAGTAACAATATCCTGGCAATGGGACAAGTTATGCTAATTGGTGGTAACATAACTGAATCGACATTTCTGCTCTAACAGCGAAAACTTCAATTTTGCAAGTGCTCCACATAAGCCTGAGTAAAAAGTTAATACATGATCCATTAACTTACTTGTGTCAAGACTGCTCCTTTAAGATTTTTAAGCCTTCCATAGAAAAGTAGGTGCTCCCTTCCTGTTAATTTTTCCCAAAGTAAGCTGAAACGAAATTCGACATGAAAAAAAAGGCAATTAGTATCATGACACGGATATTTGCAGGAAGGAGAAGGGATCACATATATAAACTTGACTAAATAAAAAGTAGATTCTTACTCATGCTGCGGACATACACCCATGTTGGTGTATATCATATCCATGTCTGTTCGAATATCCATACCCTGAGCATACGCAGTACCAGAGCTTGGTTTTATGAGCCCAATCATCTGTTAACAGAAAAAGATCACTAAGGGGTGTAGAGTTTTCAGATTTTGTAATCTAAGTAAATGAAAGAAGAATCAGTATACATTATATCCGACTACAAGAAGGAGGGCCCTAAGAATGTGTTTTTGAAGTTATAAAGGTTACATAGTGATTAAAACATAAGATTTACAAAGAAACATCTAACACGAAACAGACAACAGGACTGACCATGCTAATAAAAGTAGTTTTGCCAGCACCATTGGGACCTAGCATACCAAAACATTCCCCTTGAGGCAAAGCAAGTGACAATCCTCTCACTGCAAATTTCTCAGGGTTTCCATCTCTCCCTGGATAAACCTTTTTCAAATTGTCACAAATGATGGCATGACCTGTATTTGATTCGAGCAACTGCTCAACTCTTTCCCTCTGTTGAAAGGAGGTTCAATATGGTTAGTTTTGTAGATAGGAACAAATGACAagagaaaaatgtttttcacGAGAAACATTAAATGTTACCTCCTGAGAAACATCAGGCTTTTCCATTTGTACAAAAACTTTAGTCTCCTCCCTTGATAAACTAAGTTTCCTGATAGGATGTGAAGACTTCTTCCGGAAGTTCCTCAAGAAAAAAAGGGGATCTTTCCCTGATGACGTAATCTGATCAATGTAATAAGCAAGTACAAGAAACACCAACCACTGCACTATCATAATTATTAGGACCTCCTTCATTCCATTTTTTCCATCTCCCAAATCTTTCCATCTCATACCATCTGTTCCCATATAATTACCAACGAAAGCATAGTAGGAAAACTCGTACAATCCACGAAAAAGAGAAAATCCAGGATAAAGTTCCATAACTATAATCCAGCCTCCTACAAAGTCATGATAGCATTTACCAGAAGATTATACAAAGGTGAAAAACAAAGCAAAACAAAATATCAGGAGAAATAGAGGCAAAACTATCTAACCACTATCgcaatttttaatattatttttggcaCAGGAGAAGAAGTTGTTATCTTCGCCTAATGAAGTATATAGCTCCCATGCTTCTTGGTAACGGAAGGGAACATTAGAAGGAAAACAGTAATTTGTTCCGTATTTTCATTCAAAGCCTGGAGACATTAGGGAACGGTTGCTCACCTTTCTTCCATCCCCTCATTTCCTTCTACATATTTATAATTCCCCCGCCCCAGGATATGGTAAAACTACAAACTAAAGGCAGCAAATTAATAAACCAACATTGCAGCAGCAAATCCAACAGAAAATTGTAAAAAGATAACTgttgtatatatttaatttggagTACTGGATTAGAATCCTATCAAACTTGAATTAGTACTTTCTCATCccattccttaaatttttataacGTAAAGCCACTTATATTAAATACAGTCAGGAGAAAGAATGAACTTTTTAGTCTAGATGAAGTGGTAGAGAATGATGAGGGACTGCAGCACTCTAACCACTTAACTTTCCTTCTTTTGACTTTTGAAGGATtcatgaatatgaatttttcttCTCTCCTGACCCTTTACTGCCTTTCACCCTACCTTTTTAAATATGTGCTGCCAAAATTCTCCTCCCCGTTAACATATTTAGTAGTTCCTGAGAGCTCTAGGTAAGAAGATAAAATAGACAGACATGCCATTAACTTTCACTATAGAAACTGAGTGATGCAATCCCCTTAAAAGGTCCCTAATGAATTGCAGGTCAGTATAAATGTATTGCTTCAAATCATCAATCTGAAGGTGACCAGGTGTTGCAACTATGAGAATCATTATTTATAGTTCCAACTAGATGATCAAAGAATAAGTGAGACATCCTTAAATTTCCTGAACTTACTGGGAAATGAATTATCCTGGAGAAAAAACTGGAAAAGGAATGAAGCCAAGAGTCCGTTTGCAAACACCATCATATAGCCGATGACTGTTACAATGTCAAGTAAGAAGAATTAGTCGTATCATGTTTGATGCTGaaagttaatataaaatattgattcATCCTTGCAATATTAACAGCAACTTTTATTGCAGATATCAAACCTGTGGCTGTCTTAACATTCGAGAAAAACGCAGCAACTAGAAAAGCAAGGGCTACTTGCAAGTTTATGTAAATGAAGTAAAACACGAACTGGATGCTGTAATCATTAACCAAAAAGAACTTCAAGCCTGCAAAAAGGGATAAGgggaaaaatgaaatttttatcaGGCAACTCCAGTTAGCAGAAAGGCTCAACTGAGTAGCTGTAAAATTACCTACTAATGAGCCGAAAATCACAAAACAGAACATGTATATAGTAGATATGACCAAAAAATAAGCATAAGAAATCATCCAATAGGGAACATCCGCAAGTCCATGCATTTTCATCATGATTCTTAGTTTCTGCTCCTTCTCATAAACTAGAGCTATCAAAACAACCTGCAAACAATAAATCATGCAATAAATATGACAcgcataaaaaattatgtaggATCATACGATGAATTAAAAGATAACATCTGTATAAAGGCTGATAGTTTATGCAATTACTGTGTCACAAATTTATAAGACAAAATCAAACAAGgtatgataataaataaaataaacacattGGAGGAATTTCAGATATACTGATTGCTAAAAGATGCAGTAATACTTAGAAAAATGTTATGATTGACAAAGTGCCGAGTTAAAGCCTGACACTATGAAAAGAAGTTAAATGCATGTTTACTATGATGAATTCTAGTATGTATTTCTTGGAATAACTGAATTAACAGTTTAGAAGTCCTAAAGAACTAATATTTATTAGCTCTTCTATCAacaaaataagtttttattCTCGTACACGAACCAAGAAATAAACCATGTTCAGCAAAAGAGTAATAAaaggaagacttaaaactcatacTGTGTGACTAAATAAGATGTTTACTTTCACTCCTCATTCTTCCAACACATAAAATGAGGTAAATACTAAACAAGCGAAGTTGTCTTGGAAATGTGACAAGTTGACATCAACAATAGCATTAATAAAAGACAAATCTGTCTGCCATGGAGTTGGCCAACTGAACAAGTTCATTACGATTAAATAGGACATATAAACTTACAGGAAAGAGTTGTGAAACCACCCATGTAAAGAATAGTGGTCCCAGTAGAGAAGCAAAGTCCAGCCTGAGTTTTGTCTCTGGTTTGGGCATTTCTTTGACAAACTCGAACAGCATTTTTGCTGAAGGTCCAAGCAAAAATTGAAGGTAGGCATTTGATGCCTGTAGACAACATTTAGCAAGAATTTAACACATAAATAACATGAATAGGTTTAGTATAACTACAATTAGCCTTTCATAAAGAATCAACAGAGATTGCATACATAGATACTCAGAATTAACAGGCAACttgatatttcttaattatgGTCAATGTTGAAACATGTTCTTGCTAATTAACTGGACAAATAACAACATGATGAGCTGACAATTACATTTGTCAATGCAAAAGAACTTACTTTATCCAGCTCCCTTATGAAGCAAAAATATGATCAGAATTACCACTTCCAGCTCTTTCAAGAACAGCTGCTTCTTGTCATTATTAAGTACTACTCTACTCTAATACTTACTAAGAGACTAAGGAAACTAGACAATCTATAGTATGGTCTAATGAGCAATCAAGAGTATAAGGACAGGATTAAGGTCTGTCCAGCTAGTACCAATATCTAGACAAGGCAGCCATAAAGTACTAAATTGAAACAAGTCTCTTTCCACCCTCAAAGCATACCAGCAAATCTTATTTATATATCTGTGCGCACATgtagatatttaaattataattatttacacATACTGATGTATCAAAACATGCACAAATTTATTTGGGAGATTAGAGCATCATAAAGAAGGGAAAAGTAGAAATGCACTGAGAACTCCAAATATCCACCCCGTGCCCAGTCATGCCCTACTCAAGTAAATGGAACTGATTTTCATGATATCTATTATCTATTAAGGATTTCCTTCACTGTGCTATGATCAGCAATACAGAATTTACAAGGGCCAAGAACAATTTACATAAGAAGAACAAGGAAGTagaaagtgaaaggtttacCAAATTCACAGAACGAGGAACCCTTGTCAATGCAATAGGTTGATTGCCTGTGTCATTCTTATAGGTAGAGTTATACCAAATAATCACATTGAAACTATGCCTATCTGAATTAAGGAAATCATATGCTGCAAAAAGAGATCATACAAAGTTAAGACAATACTGGAATAGCATGCTATACGTAAGGACATTTATGCAGAGGGCACCAGAACAACCTGCTATTATCTCATTTATCTTTTCCTCTGGATTCCCCTTCCTGTAACCTTTATAAAGCTCATCGTTGATCTCATCAGAACTATTACGCCACAAGTGTAAACCTTTTAAACAACTTATCTCTGCAGCAGACAATTAACAAAGCTgtaaattataaaaactaaatATGGAAATACACAGGCTTGTTGGTGTGGAAGGATCCAACTTTTTTGACATTACTCAACTACTAGTATATAATCTTAACGGAATGTCAACGCATGTGCTTATCTTCCTATTGGTTACAACTGCGTCAAGTAAACCCGAAGAATTCAATCAAATAGTTTGAAAAGCATGC encodes the following:
- the ABCA2 gene encoding ABC transporter A family member 7 isoform X2 encodes the protein MAGSVHGPASFSTQANALLRKNLTFQKREVRSNIRLILVPVILCVLLVLIQVLVNNELDKPSNNCGCKCIDQNGDGTCEQVCGIEYSDLSQVGRCPIPSPPEWPPLLQIPAPEYRAVRTDFTSFGDLPDDSCRISGSCPATILMTGTNQTFGESMRRNLFSSTGSTLNSSDIFYSLANNVLGSDSPTEVMNFLESAFFSDLPVYNVQSQCSPNSTFSIPLDIGTTNIRQEISCLKGLHLWRNSSDEINDELYKGYRKGNPEEKINEIIAAYDFLNSDRHSFNVIIWYNSTYKNDTGNQPIALTRVPRSVNLASNAYLQFLLGPSAKMLFEFVKEMPKPETKLRLDFASLLGPLFFTWVVSQLFPVVLIALVYEKEQKLRIMMKMHGLADVPYWMISYAYFLVISTIYMFCFVIFGSLVGLKFFLVNDYSIQFVFYFIYINLQVALAFLVAAFFSNVKTATVIGYMMVFANGLLASFLFQFFLQDNSFPRGWIIVMELYPGFSLFRGLYEFSYYAFVGNYMGTDGMRWKDLGDGKNGMKEVLIIMIVQWLVFLVLAYYIDQITSSGKDPLFFLRNFRKKSSHPIRKLSLSREETKVFVQMEKPDVSQERERVEQLLESNTGHAIICDNLKKVYPGRDGNPEKFAVRGLSLALPQGECFGMLGPNGAGKTTFISMMIGLIKPSSGTAYAQGMDIRTDMDMIYTNMGVCPQHDLLWEKLTGREHLLFYGRLKNLKGAVLTQAVEESLKSVNLFHGGVADKQSGKYSGGMKRRLSVAISLIGDPKVVYMDEPSTGLDPASRNNLWNVVKRAKKDRAIILTTHSMEEAEHLCDRLGIFVDGNLQCVGNAKELKARYGGSYVFTMTTSSDKEEEVEQMVRRLSPNANRIYHLSGTQKFELPKHEVRIADVFDAVEKAKSRFTVYAWGLADTTLEDVFIKVARTAQAFNVLS
- the ABCA2 gene encoding ABC transporter A family member 7 isoform X1 yields the protein MAGSVHGPASFSTQANALLRKNLTFQKREVRSNIRLILVPVILCVLLVLIQVLVNNELDKPSNNCGCKCIDQNGDGTCEQVCGIEYSDLSQVGRCPIPSPPEWPPLLQIPAPEYRAVRTDFTSFGDLPDDSCRISGSCPATILMTGTNQTFGESMRRNLFSSTGSTLNSSDIFYSLANNVLGSDSPTEVMNFLESAFFSDLPVYNVQSQCSPNSTFSIPLDIGTTNIRQEISCLKGLHLWRNSSDEINDELYKGYRKGNPEEKINEIIAAYDFLNSDRHSFNVIIWYNSTYKNDTGNQPIALTRVPRSVNLASNAYLQFLLGPSAKMLFEFVKEMPKPETKLRLDFASLLGPLFFTWVVSQLFPVVLIALVYEKEQKLRIMMKMHGLADVPYWMISYAYFLVISTIYMFCFVIFGSLVGNFTATQLSLSANWSCLIKISFFPLSLFAGLKFFLVNDYSIQFVFYFIYINLQVALAFLVAAFFSNVKTATVIGYMMVFANGLLASFLFQFFLQDNSFPRGWIIVMELYPGFSLFRGLYEFSYYAFVGNYMGTDGMRWKDLGDGKNGMKEVLIIMIVQWLVFLVLAYYIDQITSSGKDPLFFLRNFRKKSSHPIRKLSLSREETKVFVQMEKPDVSQERERVEQLLESNTGHAIICDNLKKVYPGRDGNPEKFAVRGLSLALPQGECFGMLGPNGAGKTTFISMMIGLIKPSSGTAYAQGMDIRTDMDMIYTNMGVCPQHDLLWEKLTGREHLLFYGRLKNLKGAVLTQAVEESLKSVNLFHGGVADKQSGKYSGGMKRRLSVAISLIGDPKVVYMDEPSTGLDPASRNNLWNVVKRAKKDRAIILTTHSMEEAEHLCDRLGIFVDGNLQCVGNAKELKARYGGSYVFTMTTSSDKEEEVEQMVRRLSPNANRIYHLSGTQKFELPKHEVRIADVFDAVEKAKSRFTVYAWGLADTTLEDVFIKVARTAQAFNVLS